One Lentimicrobiaceae bacterium genomic window carries:
- a CDS encoding glycoside hydrolase family 3 C-terminal domain-containing protein encodes MKQISHFIIFLIAAFLAVSCRFNQKTTHTNDNVEAKVEALLQKMSVEEKVGQMMQVTLDVLTYGENPQSSYEPVMLDTAMLHKAFAQYHIGSVLNTANNSARDPQQWNRLIGQIQDYCIKESPNKIPVIYGLDMIHGASYAVGATLFPQQTGLAATWNTEHAKIAGEITAYETKATGASWIFSPVMDLGVDPRWPRFWETFGEDPYLAAITGKAFITGAQGANNTIGASNHVATCLKHFMGYSQPRTGKDRTPALIPSNMLREYHLVPFKKAIDAGALTVMINSSVINGLPAHADKNLISGILKTELNFQGFAVSDWQDIEYLHTRHKIAESPKEAVKIAVNAGVDMSMVPFNFDFADYLLELVNEGEVPMERIDDAVRRILRVKFLLGLFEKPYTLAADYPDFGSERFAALALQATEESITLLKNNDHILPLNKHAKILVAGPAANSMRPLNGGWTYTWQGDMTDEFAADYHTIFEALQMNAARPENVVLCETVRYNTSGDYRGETVDSFEKFKQQALQADYILLCIGENSYTETPGNLNDLYLSDNQQELIKTAASTGKPVILILVEGRPRIISKAEPLVSGILHAYLPGNYGGQALASIIYGDVNPSGKLPYTYPRYPNSLELYYHAYTEQLKDASSGNGQAFNPQFEFGYGLSYSKFEYSELSISKTMYKPGETIKGSVKVLNNSTRAGMEVIQVYVSDLVASLTPPVKRLRSFSKIMLQPGEMQTVQFEIPVNDLAFVNQQEQWLIEKGEFTLTINQLSQTFKISESKTGL; translated from the coding sequence ATGAAGCAAATCTCTCACTTTATTATCTTTCTCATCGCTGCATTTCTGGCAGTGTCATGCCGGTTTAATCAAAAAACCACACACACAAACGACAACGTTGAAGCAAAAGTGGAAGCCCTTCTTCAAAAAATGTCGGTTGAAGAAAAAGTAGGGCAGATGATGCAGGTAACACTGGATGTACTGACATACGGAGAAAACCCGCAGAGCAGCTATGAACCTGTAATGCTCGACACGGCCATGCTTCATAAGGCATTTGCCCAATATCATATTGGTTCAGTATTGAATACAGCCAATAACAGCGCACGCGACCCGCAGCAATGGAACCGGCTGATTGGGCAGATTCAGGATTATTGCATTAAAGAATCACCCAATAAAATACCTGTTATTTATGGGTTGGATATGATTCATGGAGCGTCGTATGCTGTAGGGGCAACCTTGTTTCCACAACAAACCGGGCTTGCTGCCACCTGGAATACCGAACATGCCAAAATAGCCGGAGAAATAACAGCCTACGAAACAAAAGCAACAGGTGCAAGCTGGATTTTCAGCCCTGTGATGGATTTGGGGGTTGATCCTCGCTGGCCAAGATTCTGGGAAACATTCGGTGAAGACCCCTACCTGGCAGCTATCACCGGAAAAGCTTTTATTACCGGCGCCCAGGGTGCAAACAATACCATAGGAGCATCAAACCACGTGGCCACCTGTCTGAAACATTTTATGGGATATTCACAACCAAGAACAGGAAAAGACAGAACTCCTGCCCTTATTCCTTCGAATATGCTGCGCGAATATCATCTTGTTCCCTTTAAAAAAGCCATTGATGCAGGCGCCTTAACAGTTATGATAAACTCTTCTGTTATTAATGGATTGCCCGCCCATGCTGATAAAAATCTCATCAGTGGAATACTAAAAACAGAATTGAATTTTCAGGGGTTTGCCGTCAGCGACTGGCAGGATATTGAATATTTGCACACACGCCATAAGATTGCCGAAAGCCCTAAAGAAGCTGTGAAAATTGCAGTAAATGCAGGGGTTGATATGTCAATGGTACCATTTAACTTTGATTTTGCTGATTATCTTCTCGAACTTGTAAACGAAGGCGAAGTTCCAATGGAACGCATTGACGATGCTGTCAGACGGATTCTAAGAGTGAAATTCTTATTGGGATTATTTGAAAAACCTTATACACTCGCAGCAGATTATCCTGATTTCGGTTCAGAAAGATTTGCAGCATTGGCACTTCAGGCTACAGAAGAATCCATCACTCTGCTCAAAAATAATGACCATATACTTCCATTGAATAAACATGCAAAAATTCTTGTAGCCGGCCCGGCCGCTAACTCAATGCGCCCTTTGAACGGCGGATGGACTTATACCTGGCAGGGAGACATGACAGATGAGTTTGCCGCAGATTATCATACGATATTTGAAGCACTGCAAATGAATGCTGCACGTCCGGAGAATGTTGTTTTGTGTGAAACAGTCAGGTACAATACATCAGGCGACTACAGAGGCGAAACGGTTGATTCATTTGAAAAGTTTAAACAACAAGCCTTACAAGCCGATTATATACTTTTATGTATTGGAGAAAACTCATACACGGAAACTCCCGGCAATCTAAACGACTTGTATCTGTCTGATAATCAACAGGAGCTAATAAAAACAGCAGCATCAACAGGTAAACCTGTAATTCTCATACTGGTTGAAGGCAGGCCGCGCATTATCAGCAAAGCAGAACCACTGGTATCAGGAATCCTTCATGCTTACCTTCCGGGAAACTATGGCGGGCAGGCCCTTGCCTCTATCATTTACGGGGATGTTAATCCCTCAGGGAAACTTCCATATACCTATCCGCGATATCCAAACAGCCTTGAATTATACTATCATGCCTATACCGAGCAACTTAAAGATGCCAGTTCAGGCAATGGCCAGGCTTTTAATCCGCAATTTGAATTTGGGTATGGATTAAGCTATTCAAAGTTTGAGTACAGCGAACTTTCAATTAGCAAAACCATGTATAAACCGGGCGAAACCATCAAGGGCAGTGTAAAAGTGCTGAATAATTCAACAAGGGCCGGCATGGAAGTTATTCAGGTTTATGTGTCGGATTTGGTGGCCTCACTAACACCTCCTGTAAAACGGCTAAGGTCTTTCAGCAAAATAATGTTACAGCCCGGTGAAATGCAGACTGTACAATTTGAAATTCCGGTGAATGATCTTGCCTTTGTAAACCAACAGGAACAATGGCTGATCGAAAAAGGTGAATTTACACTCACTATTAACCAGCTCTCGCAAACATTTAAAATAAGCGAAAGCAAAACCGGGCTCTGA